A genomic region of Plasmodium malariae genome assembly, chromosome: 14 contains the following coding sequences:
- the PmUG01_14085700 gene encoding knob-associated histidine-rich protein, putative: MRKNINILFYFVKICLFSILTWILRCSNYFEDNKGYNKKNNTQGPLNSRTNRLLTEGGKKKKASSSPVKKTNIIKEVIHSGYKEYQERYDIKRHKIVQDEEKGFKDCDETYEGSNYGFTDKRPYTSKDEEKVARTKIYSLKKRFPFYSISACPYGTNKSIERGAADYMDECNKIVNALKSIPSTDEEEEEKKKKDDDDDDDDSNDPSNSSATLLKKRNIKEKKYYPVKENPPTVVRKYIRKGNAALNKKDLIDIVDSFDNANKEYTAFCYPETSDHPYVTINYYNVEDPKDKSPKSKGKKKKKLIKRRVFKQKEEQSEK; this comes from the coding sequence TTTGAAGATAATAAAGGGTAtaacaagaaaaataataccCAAGGACCACTGAATTCAAGAACTAATAGATTATTAACAGAaggagggaaaaaaaaaaaggcaagtTCTTCCCCAgtaaaaaaaactaatataataaaagaagttATACATAGTGGATATAAAGAATATCAAGAACGTTACGATATAAAACGTCATAAAATCGTACAAGATGAGGAAAAAGGATTTAAAGATTGTGATGAAACATACGAAGGATCAAATTATGGGTTTACAGATAAACGTCCTTACACTTCAAAAGACGAAGAAAAGGTCGCCcgaacaaaaatatattcattaaaaaaaagattccCATTTTATTCTATATCAGCCTGTCCATATGGTACAAATAAATCCATAGAGCGTGGGGCAGCAGATTACATGGatgaatgtaataaaatagttAATGCACTTAAGAGTATTCCTAGTACtgatgaagaagaagaagaaaaaaaaaaaaaagatgatgatgatgacgACGATGATTCAAATGATCCATCTAATTCTAGTGCcactttattaaaaaaaagaaatataaaagaaaaaaaatattatcctGTGAAAGAAAATCCTCCCACGGTTGTAaggaaatatatacgtaaaggAAATGCAGCGTTAAATAAGAAAGATCTTATAGACATTGTTGATTCATTTGATAATGCCAATAAAGAATATACAGCATTTTGTTATCCAGAAACTAGTGATCATCCCTATGTtacaattaattattataatgtagAAGATCCTAAAGATAAATCACCAAAgtcaaaaggaaaaaaaaagaaaaaattaattaaacgAAGGGTctttaaacaaaaagaagAACAATCAGAGAAATAA